Within the Polymorphobacter megasporae genome, the region CCGCCATAGACCATCGCCGCGCGCGCTGCGGTGTAGCGTGGCGGGGCGTCGAGACAGGCACCGCATCGCGCATTCGCGCCGCGATCGACCTCGAATGGCGTCCCGCAACACGCGCACATCGGCGCGGTGATGAATTCGAGTCCTGTCCAACACGAGGCGCAGAAATTGCCGTCCGATTCGACGATCTCGCGGCACGCGGGGCAGCGAGGCGGGAGCAGCAGATCAAGCCCGGCAACGGCTAGCCGCCGGACATACCTTGCGAGGTCGGTCAGCTAGAGTCCGATCGCCTTGCGCGCGAACTTGCGGACGTCACGGAGCGCCTGGATTGCAGCGGGCGGACGATAACGGCTCTTGGTCAGCTTTTGCAGGCGGACGTCGGGGTCGGGCCGCCAGATCTCGGCCGAGCAGCTGACCGCCATGTACATGCCCTTGCGGACACCCTTGATTGCGGTCACCGGATTCACGTCATGAAGCGCGCGATTCGACTGAAGCGACGCGACCATGAAGTTGCCACGCGCCGGATAGATCTTGTCGATCACCGGGGTGTAATCCTCGACGCGGTAGAGGCGATGCTCGCCGCCGACCATATCGGGGTTGTCGTCGATGTAGACGAGGATCGACACCAGCCGCGTGAGATTGTCGACGTGGACGCCGCCGCCGCCGTTGACGAGGCCGTAGTTCAGTTTGCCGATGCCGATATCGAGCCGCGGAAACAGGAACGCTTCCTCTTTGGTGACATTCGAATAGCCGATTAGCTCTTCGCGCTTTTCGTAAGGCTCGGGGCGGATCGGCAGCGTCCGGGGGTCCATCAGCAGGTCGCCACTAACGACGTATTTTTCGATTTCCGAATCGAACAGTTCGAGGAAGGTCGTCACGAAACCGGTCGAATAGACCCACTCGTGCAGCCGCGCGTACGACGGATCCTCCTCCGTCAGGCGGATATACTCGGGGTCGGGATGGGTAAGGTCGCCATGCATCCGGATCTGCGGACCGAAGCGGTCCTCGGCAGGAAAGCCAGCGTTCAATGCATCATAGTCAACGAGCGTATCGGCGGTCGCGACATGCGGGTACGGCGCGGTAATCACCTCGTCGTGGGCTACGGATCGGATCGCCATGAAGGGCCTTTCGCTCGGTCTGCTCGACGATAATACGTCACTGCTTAAGCAAGTGCAAAGCAACAGCGCCATGCCCTGTGGCTTGGCAGCATCCTGCGCGCGGGGCATGGATCATCATGGACCGATCTCAGACGCTTGCTCCCGCTGCTGCCGAGCCATTCGACCGGGCTGCCCGGCGGCAGCAACGCGGGCGGGCTGATGGAACGGCCGACTTCCTTCGCGCAGCGATCGCCGCCGAATTGGTCGACAGGGTGCAGGCGCTCGACCGGAAGTTCGCTCAAGTCCTTGATATCGGGCGCACTGGCATCACCGGCAGCGACCTTACCGTAGCGCTCGAGCCATCGCCGCAGATGGCGATCGAGCCGATATCGGTCGCCGGTGACGAGGATCGCCTGCCATTTGCCGAATCGAGCTTCGACCTTATCGCGTCGGCGGCGGCGCTTCACGGAGTCAACGACCTGCCGGGCGCGCTGATCCAGGCGCGCCGTGCGCTCCGCCCCGATGGGCTTTTCGTCGCCGGATTTTTCGGCGGCACCAGTTTGAGCGAGCTGCGCGCCGACCTTCTCGCCGCCGAGGTCGAGCTGACCGGCCGCGTGGCCGGGCGAATCCTGCCGATGGTCGACACCGACATGGCCGCAGGCCTCCTCCAACGCGCCGGGTTCGCCGATCCGGTCGCAGAGGTCGATACGATCATGGTGCGCTACGACGATATATTCGCGGTGCTGCGGGATCTGCGGGCAATGGGTGAGGGAAATATCCTGCACGGTCGAGCTCCGCTCCGACGCGATGTCCTCGCCGATGCGGCGCGGCGGTTTGCCGCGCGCGCTGAAGCTGGGCGCATCGCGGTGACGGTACAGGTCATCTACCTCACCGGGTGGCGACGCTAGATCAGTGCCGCGAGCAGTCCCAGGAGCGGCCGGTCGGCGGGGGGCATGTCGAGCGCGAACAGGTCATTAGGCCGTAGCCACTGCAGCCGCTGGCCGTCGCGTCCGCGCGCGGTGCCAGACCATTTCCGGCAAACGAATAGCAGTAGGACGAGGTGGAAGTCGGCATACGCGTGGCTGGCAAACCCGGCTGGGGCGAGACAGCTCGCGGCGGTATCGATTCCCAATTCCTCGGCGAGTTCACGCACGAGCGCGGTTTCGGGGGTTTCGCCGGGTTCGATCTTGCCGCCGGGGAATTCCCATTGTCCGGCGAGATGCTTTCCCGCCGGGCGTTCCGCGACGAGGACCCGGCCGTCGGGGTCGACCAGTGCAGCGGCGACGACGGTCAGGATGGGCAGGCCGAGCGTGACCGGCGGGCCGGGGCAGTCGAGCTCCACTCTAGCCCACGCGGCCCATCGCGAGGAACTTTGCCCGCCGGCCGCTCCGCAGCGCGGCCGGAGATTGGGTTTCGAGCGCGGTCAGTTCGGCAGAGATTGCGGTGCCGAGGCGCTGGATCGCGGTCGCCGGGTCGCGGTGTGCGCCGCCGCGTGGCTCGTAGATGATACGGTCGATGACGCCCAACTTCTTGAGGTCGCTCGCGGTGACCTTCATCGCTTCGGCGGCTTCGGCGGCACGGCTCGGGCCAGCGGGAGCGGGGGCACCGTCGGCGGCGCGATTATCGCCGCGCCAAAGGATCGAGGCGCAACCCTCGGGCGAGATCACCGCGTAGACCGCGTGCTCGAACATGACGATGCGATTTGCCGTCGCGAGCGCGACTGCGCCGCCCGACCCGCCTTCGCCGACGATCGCCGCGACCATCGGCACGTCGAGGTCGAGACACGCCGCGGTCGCGCGCGCGATCGCCTCAGCCTGGCCGCGTTCCTCGGCGTCGATGCCGGGAAACGCACCGGGCGTATCGACGAGGGTGACGACGGGCAGGCCGAAGCGCGCCGCCATCTCCATCAGGCGCACGGCTTTGCGATAGCCTTCTGGGCGTCCCATGCCGAAGTTGTGCTTGACCCGGCTGGCGGTGTCCGAGCCCTTTTCATGGCCGATGACCATGACCGAGCGTCCCTTGAGCCGCCCGATGCCGCCGACGATCGCCGCGTCTTCGGCGAATTTGCGGTCGCCGCTGAGCGGGGTGAAGTCCTCGATCAGGGCGGCGACGTAATCCTTGAAGTGGGGGCGTTCGGCGTGGCGGGCGACGATCGTCTTCTGCCACGGCGTCAGGCGCGAATAGATATCGGCAAGCTGGCGTTCGGCGCGCTCGGCGAGCCGATTGGCTTCGGCGCGTGCCTCGGGCGAACCCTCGGCACGCAATTCGGCGACGCGCGCTTCGAGCTCGGCAACCGGCTTTTCAAATTCGAGGAATGCGACCATCGCTGGCGGTTAACGGGAATGGCCGCCGTGTGCAACGCGGGTCGCTGTGCCGTGACCGATCATCGTTGGTTCAATTCGCTGCAAAGTCGAAATCTGCGGAGCCCGATTTTGCGGCACATCGTGCGCGAAGGTCAAATACCTTGAAGATCGAACGTCCAAGATCTTCGAATGCAGCGCGACTGCTCGGCGTCGCTATTCGGCTGAAGCAGCGCCGTCGAGGTATCCGTCGCCATCGGCGAGCCGCGACGAGCTTTTGATCGGGACGCCCAGGACACGGAGATAGACGCGTTCGGCGGTGCCATACGCATCCCCCGCGATCTCGGCGAGGATCGTGCGGTTGATCACCGTCAGCGCAGCGCGACGGCCGATCAGCGCGCCCTTCGCCTCAAGGGCTTGGATGGCCACGGTAACGCCAGCGCGGCGAACGCCAAGCATCAGCGCAAGCGCTTCGTGCGTCATCGTAACGTCGTTTGCCTCGAGCCGGTCGAGCGACATCAACAACCAGCGCGCCAGCCGAGCCTCGATCGTCTGGGTCGCGTACGCCAGCGCCGAACTCGCGATCTGAAGCATGAAATTCTGCGCGTAGCCCAACAGATGGGACAATAATGAGGGTCGTGACGTCAGGATCGTGCGCAGCGTCGACGCCGGTATGCGCAGCGCCCTGCCAGGCATCTGGCAGAAGATGTGCATCATCTCGAAGTCGACGCCGTGAAGCGTCGCGACCGAGCACATGCCCTCGCGACCGACGATACCGACCTCGGCCTGGGTGCCGCTTTCGGTGGCGGCGACGACCGACAGGATGCCGCCGAGCGGAAACCAGCTAAATTTGACGCGGCTTTCGGGTAACGTCAGTTCGTCGCCCTTGGCGAGATCGATCAGCGTCAACGACGGCAGTAGTGCCGCGAAGTCATCATCAGCCATCGTTCGCAGCAGATTGTTCTGGAGACGGTGAACATTGGTCATCGAGATGTCGAACCCTGACCGGGTCGACGGATACCCGCCGCAAATGCCCCGTGCAATCTAACGCTCATCAACGGCCGCTTGCCGCTCGATGAACCCTAGCACTGCCGACTTTCCGTCGTCGGTGCGGAACCGGACCAAATCGGGGAAGACGATTAACCAAAAACAATTGCACAAGTGTACCTACAGCTCGTCGAAACGCGCGAGACCCGCAGGTGCAAAGCAAATCGATGAAGATTACGGTCGGCCTGACGCGACGATAACTGCCAAAGCCGCTGATCAAACTCGGTGAACCGCTATTGGTAAACCGCGTTTCAAGTTGGTCGCCGACCGCGCCGACGCTTTCGCGTGAAGCCATACTTGCGCAGCCGCGGCGTGACCCGTGCCGGCTGTCATTTGAGCACCACCCGGCGTCGATCCATTTGAGACGACCATCGCGGCACTTAACTTCGTCGAACGTCATCGCTCTCTCAATACGCGCGTCGCCATCTTACAAGACAAACGCCGGAGTAGGCTAGTCCAGAGACCCGGTCGTTTCTCGACGCTCACTCCGTCTGTAGCGAAAGTACCACACCTCATGGCCAAGTCGCCGGGCCTTTGCCTCGTAACGGGTTTGCGGCCAGTTACCGGGGCGGACCTGCCAGTCCGCCGCAGCTTCGGCCAGCCACTCGAAATCGTCGCGCTGCGCCATCTGCATTAGCGACCAGCGACAATATATCGCGTGGTCGGTACCGATCCGAAGCTCACCGCCCTTCGCGAGCTTCGCCGCGATCAGGTCGAGCGGTCCCGGGTTGACGAACCTCCGTTTGGCATGACGCGCCTTCGGCCAGGGATCGGGGTGAAGCAGGAAGACCCGCGACAGGCTCGCGTCGGGCAGCCGCTCGAGGACATCGAGCGCGTCGCCCATGTGAAGGCGAACGTTGGTCAGGTCGTGCTCACGGATATGCCCGAGCGCGCCGACAACCCCATTGAGGAACGGCTCGCAGCCGATCAGGCCGACGGCCGGATTGGCCACCGCCTGTGCGGCAAGGTGTTCGCCCGAACCGAAGCCGATTTCGAACCACAACGGGCGCTGCGCATCGGGCGCGTCGCCGAACAAGACGGTCGCGTCGAGCGCCCCGGTCTCGGGAACGCTCAGCGCCGGAAGCGTCGTCTCGACGAGGTCGGCCTGGCCGAGACGAAGCTTATGCCCCTGTCGCCGCCCGTACAGGCGGCGCAGCGTTGCCGGATCCGCGCTCAGACCGCGGCCTTGAGCTTGTCGACCAGGTCGAGCTTTTCCCAGCTGAAGCCGCCATCGCTGTCGGGGGTGCGGCCGAAGTGGCCGTACGACGCGCTGCGCTGGTAGATCGGCTTGTTGAGCCCGAGATGCTCGCGGATGCCGCGCGGGGTCAGGCGGACGAGGGTCGGCAGGACCGCCTCGATCGTCGCCTCGGGGACCGTGCCGGTGCCGTGGGTGTCGACATACAGCGACAGCGGCTCGGACACGCCGATCGCATAGCTGAGCTGGATCGTGACGCGGCGGGCGAGGCCGGCGGCGACGATGTTCTTTGCCATGTAGCGGGTGATGTACGCCGCCGAGCGATCGACCTTCGTCGGATCCTTGCCGCTGAACGCGCCACCGCCGTGGGGCGAAGCGCCGCCGTAGGTGTCGACGATGATCTTGCGCCCGGTCACGCCGGCGTCGCCGTCGGGTCCGCCGATTTCGAAGCGCCCGGTCGGATTGACGTAGATCGCGGTCTCGTCGGTGATGAAGCCGTCGGGGAGGATGTCGTGGAAGACGCCGACGACATAGTCGCGGAGCGTCGCGTACTTCCCGGCGTCGCCGCCGGTCTCGCCGTCGCTCTCCCACGGCAGGCAGTAATCGACCGCGTGCTGGGTCGAGACGACGAGCGCGGTCGCGCGGACCGGGACCTCGTTTTCGTACGCGAGGGTAACCTGGCTCTTCGCGTCGGGCTCGAGGAACGGGGCTTTGCCCGAATGACGGTCGGCGGCCATCCGCTCGAGGATCTTGTGCGAATAATACAGTGTCGCCGGCATCAGGTCGGGGGTCTCGTCGGTCGCATAGCCGAACATGATGCCCTGGTCGCCGGCACCCTCGTCCTTGT harbors:
- a CDS encoding 2OG-Fe(II) oxygenase; the protein is MAIRSVAHDEVITAPYPHVATADTLVDYDALNAGFPAEDRFGPQIRMHGDLTHPDPEYIRLTEEDPSYARLHEWVYSTGFVTTFLELFDSEIEKYVVSGDLLMDPRTLPIRPEPYEKREELIGYSNVTKEEAFLFPRLDIGIGKLNYGLVNGGGGVHVDNLTRLVSILVYIDDNPDMVGGEHRLYRVEDYTPVIDKIYPARGNFMVASLQSNRALHDVNPVTAIKGVRKGMYMAVSCSAEIWRPDPDVRLQKLTKSRYRPPAAIQALRDVRKFARKAIGL
- a CDS encoding class I SAM-dependent methyltransferase, with the protein product MDRSQTLAPAAAEPFDRAARRQQRGRADGTADFLRAAIAAELVDRVQALDRKFAQVLDIGRTGITGSDLTVALEPSPQMAIEPISVAGDEDRLPFAESSFDLIASAAALHGVNDLPGALIQARRALRPDGLFVAGFFGGTSLSELRADLLAAEVELTGRVAGRILPMVDTDMAAGLLQRAGFADPVAEVDTIMVRYDDIFAVLRDLRAMGEGNILHGRAPLRRDVLADAARRFAARAEAGRIAVTVQVIYLTGWRR
- a CDS encoding (deoxy)nucleoside triphosphate pyrophosphohydrolase; its protein translation is MELDCPGPPVTLGLPILTVVAAALVDPDGRVLVAERPAGKHLAGQWEFPGGKIEPGETPETALVRELAEELGIDTAASCLAPAGFASHAYADFHLVLLLFVCRKWSGTARGRDGQRLQWLRPNDLFALDMPPADRPLLGLLAALI
- a CDS encoding acetyl-CoA carboxylase carboxyltransferase subunit alpha; this translates as MVAFLEFEKPVAELEARVAELRAEGSPEARAEANRLAERAERQLADIYSRLTPWQKTIVARHAERPHFKDYVAALIEDFTPLSGDRKFAEDAAIVGGIGRLKGRSVMVIGHEKGSDTASRVKHNFGMGRPEGYRKAVRLMEMAARFGLPVVTLVDTPGAFPGIDAEERGQAEAIARATAACLDLDVPMVAAIVGEGGSGGAVALATANRIVMFEHAVYAVISPEGCASILWRGDNRAADGAPAPAGPSRAAEAAEAMKVTASDLKKLGVIDRIIYEPRGGAHRDPATAIQRLGTAISAELTALETQSPAALRSGRRAKFLAMGRVG
- a CDS encoding Crp/Fnr family transcriptional regulator, which produces MTNVHRLQNNLLRTMADDDFAALLPSLTLIDLAKGDELTLPESRVKFSWFPLGGILSVVAATESGTQAEVGIVGREGMCSVATLHGVDFEMMHIFCQMPGRALRIPASTLRTILTSRPSLLSHLLGYAQNFMLQIASSALAYATQTIEARLARWLLMSLDRLEANDVTMTHEALALMLGVRRAGVTVAIQALEAKGALIGRRAALTVINRTILAEIAGDAYGTAERVYLRVLGVPIKSSSRLADGDGYLDGAASAE
- the trmB gene encoding tRNA (guanosine(46)-N7)-methyltransferase TrmB → MGKARPGRQAQGRGLSADPATLRRLYGRRQGHKLRLGQADLVETTLPALSVPETGALDATVLFGDAPDAQRPLWFEIGFGSGEHLAAQAVANPAVGLIGCEPFLNGVVGALGHIREHDLTNVRLHMGDALDVLERLPDASLSRVFLLHPDPWPKARHAKRRFVNPGPLDLIAAKLAKGGELRIGTDHAIYCRWSLMQMAQRDDFEWLAEAAADWQVRPGNWPQTRYEAKARRLGHEVWYFRYRRSERRETTGSLD
- the metK gene encoding methionine adenosyltransferase; its protein translation is MARSSFIFTSESVSEGHPDKVADQISDAVVDLFLSKDPYARVACETLTTTNRVVLAGEVRGLGMIDTHGNWADGAQEEIQAAVRATVKRIGYEQSGFHWQNLVFENHLHPQSAHIAQGVDASGNKDEGAGDQGIMFGYATDETPDLMPATLYYSHKILERMAADRHSGKAPFLEPDAKSQVTLAYENEVPVRATALVVSTQHAVDYCLPWESDGETGGDAGKYATLRDYVVGVFHDILPDGFITDETAIYVNPTGRFEIGGPDGDAGVTGRKIIVDTYGGASPHGGGAFSGKDPTKVDRSAAYITRYMAKNIVAAGLARRVTIQLSYAIGVSEPLSLYVDTHGTGTVPEATIEAVLPTLVRLTPRGIREHLGLNKPIYQRSASYGHFGRTPDSDGGFSWEKLDLVDKLKAAV